A portion of the Salarias fasciatus chromosome 15, fSalaFa1.1, whole genome shotgun sequence genome contains these proteins:
- the eya4 gene encoding protein phosphatase EYA4 isoform X2 — translation MEASQDLNEQMVKKSHSESHVPDPSDTRSMEMQDLASPHNRVGGGDSTGSKLDKSNLGSPSITTNGTGGESMTVLNTADWLLGCSSPPPAQGSKDYVKTEPMNNSETVTTTGDTALDTYAGSVITSSGYSPRSAHQYSPPLYPSKPYPHILSTPAAPPMPAYAGQPQFSSMQQSTVYTAYSQTGQAYGLSTYDLGVMLPGIKTEGGLAQSQSPLQTGLSYSPGFTTPQPGQTAYSPYQMPGSSFTPSSGLYATNNSVSNPANYTATQQDYPSYTFGQNQYAQYYSASTYGPYMTSNNVDGTGSTAAYQLQDPAPAMTGQAAELHPGDFDTVQSPSTPIKELDDRACRSGGSKSRGRGRKNNPSPPPDSDLERVFVWDLDETIIVFHSLLTGSYAQKYGKDPPMAVTLGLRMEEMIFNLADTHLFFNDLEECDQVHIDDVSSDDNGQDLSTYSFATDGFHAAATSANLCLATGVRGGVDWMRKLAFRYRRVKELYSTYKNNVGGLLGPAKRDAWLQLRAEVEALTDSWLTHALKSLSIISSRSNCVNVLVTTTQLIPALAKVLLYSLGSVFPIENIYSATKIGKESCFERIVSRFGTNITYVVIGDGKDEEHAASQHNMPFWRISSHSDLLALHQALEFEYL, via the exons GTGAAGAAATCACACAGTGAATCTCATgttccagacccttcagacacCAG GTCTATGGAAATGCAGGACCTAGCCAGTCCTCATAACCGCGTGGGAGGTGGAGATTCGACAGGCTCGAAGCTGGACAAGAGCAACCTCGGCAGCCCCTCCATCACCACCAATGGCACGGGAG GTGAGAGCATGACCGTTCTAAACAcggctgattggctgctgggcTGCAGCAGCCCGCCCCCTGCCCAAGGCTCCAAGGACTATG tgaaaacagagcCTATGAACAACAGTGAAACAGTCACTACGACGGGCGACACGGCGCTGGACACATACGCAGGCTCAG TGATCACCAGCAGCGGGTACAGCCCCCGTTCGGCCCACCAGTACTCTCCTCCCCTCTACCCATCAAA GCCCTACCCTCACATCCTCTCCACGCCGGCAGCTCCTCCCATGCCGGCGTACGCCGGGCAGCCTCAGTTCAGCAGCATGCAGCAGTCCACCGTGTACACCGCCTACTCCCAGACGGGGCAGGCGTACGGACTCTCCACCTATG ACCTCGGTGTGATGCTCCCAGGCATTAAGACGGAGGGCGGCCTGGCCCAGAGCCAGTCCCCCCTGCAGACGGGGCTCAGCTACAGCCCCGGCTTCACCACGCCGCAGCCTGGACAGACTGCCTACTCACCCTATCAGATGCCAG GTTCAAGCTTCACCCCTTCCTCAGGCCTCTATGCCACCAATAACTCAGTGTCCAACCCCGCCAACTACACTGCCACACAGCAG GATTATCCATCGTATACGTTTGGCCAAAACCAGTATGCCCAGTATTATTCCGCTTCCACCTACGGGCCATATATGACCTCCAACAACGTGGACGGCACGGGCTCCACGGCGGCCTACCAGCTGCAGGACCCCGCCCCCGCCATGACCGGCCAGGCTGCGGAGCTTCACCCAG GGGACTTTGATACAGTCCAGAGCCCTTCCACGCCCATCAAAGAGCTCGATGACCGAGCCTGCCGGAGTGGGGGGTCCAAGTCTCGGGGCAGGGGCCGCAAAAAcaacccctcccctccccctgaTAGTGACCTGGAG AGGGTGTTCGTGTGGGATCTGGATGAGACCATCATCGTCTTCCATTCTCTGCTCACAGGCTCATATGCACAGAAATATGGAAAG GACCCTCCCATGGCCGTCACGCTGGGCCTCAGGATGGAAGAGATGATCTTCAACCTGGCCGATACACACTTGTTCTTTAATGACTTGGAG GAGTGTGATCAGGTACATATTGATGATGTCTCATCAGACGACAATGGTCAGGACTTAAG TACTTACAGTTTTGCAACTGATGGCTTCCATGCAGCTGCAACCAGCGCCAACCTTTGCTTGGCCACGGGGGTCCGCGGCGGCGTCGACTGGATGAGGAAACTGGCCTTCCGCTACCGACGAGTCAAAGAGTTGTATAGCACGTACAAAAACAATGTGGGGG GCCTGCTGGGTCCCGCCAAGAGAGACGCCTGGCTGCAGCTCcgagcagaggtggaggctcTGACTGACTCCTGGCTCACCCACGCACTCAAGTCCCTGTCCATCATCAGCTCCAG GAGTAACTGTGTAAACGTGTTGGTGACCACGACGCAGCTCATACCGGCGCTGGCGAAAGTTCTCCTATATAGTTTGGGATCCGTTTTCCCCATCGAAAACATTTACAGTGCAACAAAAATAG GCAAGGAGAGCTGTTTTGAGCGTATAGTCTCCCGCTTTGGCACTAACATTACATATGTTGTGATTGGCGATGGGAAGGATGAAGAGCATGCCGCCAGCCAG CACAACATGCCTTTCTGGAGGATATCCAGTCACTCTGACCTGCTGGCGTTACACCAAGCACTGGAGTTTGAGTACCTGTAA
- the eya4 gene encoding protein phosphatase EYA4 isoform X1, giving the protein MEASQDLNEQMVKKSHSESHVPDPSDTRSMEMQDLASPHNRVGGGDSTGSKLDKSNLGSPSITTNGTGGESMTVLNTADWLLGCSSPPPAQGSKDYVKTEPMNNSETVTTTGDTALDTYAGSVITSSGYSPRSAHQYSPPLYPSKPYPHILSTPAAPPMPAYAGQPQFSSMQQSTVYTAYSQTGQAYGLSTYDLGVMLPGIKTEGGLAQSQSPLQTGLSYSPGFTTPQPGQTAYSPYQMPGSSFTPSSGLYATNNSVSNPANYTATQQDYPSYTFGQNQYAQYYSASTYGPYMTSNNVDGTGSTAAYQLQDPAPAMTGQAAELHPGDFDTVQSPSTPIKELDDRACRSGGSKSRGRGRKNNPSPPPDSDLERVFVWDLDETIIVFHSLLTGSYAQKYGKDPPMAVTLGLRMEEMIFNLADTHLFFNDLEECDQVHIDDVSSDDNGQDLSTYSFATDGFHAAATSANLCLATGVRGGVDWMRKLAFRYRRVKELYSTYKNNVGGLLGPAKRDAWLQLRAEVEALTDSWLTHALKSLSIISSRSNCVNVLVTTTQLIPALAKVLLYSLGSVFPIENIYSATKIGKESCFERIMQRFGRKVVYVVIGDGVEEEQAAKKHNMPFWRISSHSDLLALHQALEFEYL; this is encoded by the exons GTGAAGAAATCACACAGTGAATCTCATgttccagacccttcagacacCAG GTCTATGGAAATGCAGGACCTAGCCAGTCCTCATAACCGCGTGGGAGGTGGAGATTCGACAGGCTCGAAGCTGGACAAGAGCAACCTCGGCAGCCCCTCCATCACCACCAATGGCACGGGAG GTGAGAGCATGACCGTTCTAAACAcggctgattggctgctgggcTGCAGCAGCCCGCCCCCTGCCCAAGGCTCCAAGGACTATG tgaaaacagagcCTATGAACAACAGTGAAACAGTCACTACGACGGGCGACACGGCGCTGGACACATACGCAGGCTCAG TGATCACCAGCAGCGGGTACAGCCCCCGTTCGGCCCACCAGTACTCTCCTCCCCTCTACCCATCAAA GCCCTACCCTCACATCCTCTCCACGCCGGCAGCTCCTCCCATGCCGGCGTACGCCGGGCAGCCTCAGTTCAGCAGCATGCAGCAGTCCACCGTGTACACCGCCTACTCCCAGACGGGGCAGGCGTACGGACTCTCCACCTATG ACCTCGGTGTGATGCTCCCAGGCATTAAGACGGAGGGCGGCCTGGCCCAGAGCCAGTCCCCCCTGCAGACGGGGCTCAGCTACAGCCCCGGCTTCACCACGCCGCAGCCTGGACAGACTGCCTACTCACCCTATCAGATGCCAG GTTCAAGCTTCACCCCTTCCTCAGGCCTCTATGCCACCAATAACTCAGTGTCCAACCCCGCCAACTACACTGCCACACAGCAG GATTATCCATCGTATACGTTTGGCCAAAACCAGTATGCCCAGTATTATTCCGCTTCCACCTACGGGCCATATATGACCTCCAACAACGTGGACGGCACGGGCTCCACGGCGGCCTACCAGCTGCAGGACCCCGCCCCCGCCATGACCGGCCAGGCTGCGGAGCTTCACCCAG GGGACTTTGATACAGTCCAGAGCCCTTCCACGCCCATCAAAGAGCTCGATGACCGAGCCTGCCGGAGTGGGGGGTCCAAGTCTCGGGGCAGGGGCCGCAAAAAcaacccctcccctccccctgaTAGTGACCTGGAG AGGGTGTTCGTGTGGGATCTGGATGAGACCATCATCGTCTTCCATTCTCTGCTCACAGGCTCATATGCACAGAAATATGGAAAG GACCCTCCCATGGCCGTCACGCTGGGCCTCAGGATGGAAGAGATGATCTTCAACCTGGCCGATACACACTTGTTCTTTAATGACTTGGAG GAGTGTGATCAGGTACATATTGATGATGTCTCATCAGACGACAATGGTCAGGACTTAAG TACTTACAGTTTTGCAACTGATGGCTTCCATGCAGCTGCAACCAGCGCCAACCTTTGCTTGGCCACGGGGGTCCGCGGCGGCGTCGACTGGATGAGGAAACTGGCCTTCCGCTACCGACGAGTCAAAGAGTTGTATAGCACGTACAAAAACAATGTGGGGG GCCTGCTGGGTCCCGCCAAGAGAGACGCCTGGCTGCAGCTCcgagcagaggtggaggctcTGACTGACTCCTGGCTCACCCACGCACTCAAGTCCCTGTCCATCATCAGCTCCAG GAGTAACTGTGTAAACGTGTTGGTGACCACGACGCAGCTCATACCGGCGCTGGCGAAAGTTCTCCTATATAGTTTGGGATCCGTTTTCCCCATCGAAAACATTTACAGTGCAACAAAAATAG gaaaAGAGAGTTGCTTTGAGCGCATAATGCAAAGGTTTGGCAGGAAAGTAGTGTATGTTGTAATTGGGGACGGTGTGGAAGAGGAGCAGGCGGCCAAAAAG CACAACATGCCTTTCTGGAGGATATCCAGTCACTCTGACCTGCTGGCGTTACACCAAGCACTGGAGTTTGAGTACCTGTAA
- the rps12 gene encoding small ribosomal subunit protein eS12, which produces MAEEGIAAGGVMDVNTALPEVLKTALIHDGLARGIREATKALDKRQAHLCVLAANCDEAVYVKLIEALCAEHQINLIKVDDNKKLGEWVGLCKIDREGKPRKVVGCSCVVVKDYGKESQAKDVVEEYFKAKK; this is translated from the exons ATGGCCGAGGAAGG CATCGCTGCCGGAGGTGTGATGGATGTCAACACTGCTCTCCCTGAAGTGCTCAAGACCGCACTCATCCACGATGGCCTGGCCCGCGGCATCCGTGAGGCCACCAAGGCCCTGGACAA GCGTCAGGCCCATCTCTGCGTCCTTGCTGCCAACTGCGATGAGGCAGTGTACGTGAAGCTGATCGAGGCCCTCTGCGCCGAGCATCAGATCAACCTGATCAAG GTTGACGACAACAAGAAGCTCGGCGAGTGGGTCGGTCTATGCAAGATCGATCGTGAGGGAAAACCCCGTAAAGTCGTGGGCTGCAGCTGCGTCGTTGTCAAG GACTATGGCAAAGAATCTCAAGCCAAGGATGTCGTTGAGGAATACTTCAAAGCCAAAAAATGA
- the eya4 gene encoding protein phosphatase EYA4 isoform X4, producing MEASQDLNEQMVKKSHSESHVPDPSDTRSMEMQDLASPHNRVGGGDSTGSKLDKSNLGSPSITTNGTGVKTEPMNNSETVTTTGDTALDTYAGSVITSSGYSPRSAHQYSPPLYPSKPYPHILSTPAAPPMPAYAGQPQFSSMQQSTVYTAYSQTGQAYGLSTYDLGVMLPGIKTEGGLAQSQSPLQTGLSYSPGFTTPQPGQTAYSPYQMPGSSFTPSSGLYATNNSVSNPANYTATQQDYPSYTFGQNQYAQYYSASTYGPYMTSNNVDGTGSTAAYQLQDPAPAMTGQAAELHPGDFDTVQSPSTPIKELDDRACRSGGSKSRGRGRKNNPSPPPDSDLERVFVWDLDETIIVFHSLLTGSYAQKYGKDPPMAVTLGLRMEEMIFNLADTHLFFNDLEECDQVHIDDVSSDDNGQDLSTYSFATDGFHAAATSANLCLATGVRGGVDWMRKLAFRYRRVKELYSTYKNNVGGLLGPAKRDAWLQLRAEVEALTDSWLTHALKSLSIISSRSNCVNVLVTTTQLIPALAKVLLYSLGSVFPIENIYSATKIGKESCFERIMQRFGRKVVYVVIGDGVEEEQAAKKHNMPFWRISSHSDLLALHQALEFEYL from the exons GTGAAGAAATCACACAGTGAATCTCATgttccagacccttcagacacCAG GTCTATGGAAATGCAGGACCTAGCCAGTCCTCATAACCGCGTGGGAGGTGGAGATTCGACAGGCTCGAAGCTGGACAAGAGCAACCTCGGCAGCCCCTCCATCACCACCAATGGCACGGGAG tgaaaacagagcCTATGAACAACAGTGAAACAGTCACTACGACGGGCGACACGGCGCTGGACACATACGCAGGCTCAG TGATCACCAGCAGCGGGTACAGCCCCCGTTCGGCCCACCAGTACTCTCCTCCCCTCTACCCATCAAA GCCCTACCCTCACATCCTCTCCACGCCGGCAGCTCCTCCCATGCCGGCGTACGCCGGGCAGCCTCAGTTCAGCAGCATGCAGCAGTCCACCGTGTACACCGCCTACTCCCAGACGGGGCAGGCGTACGGACTCTCCACCTATG ACCTCGGTGTGATGCTCCCAGGCATTAAGACGGAGGGCGGCCTGGCCCAGAGCCAGTCCCCCCTGCAGACGGGGCTCAGCTACAGCCCCGGCTTCACCACGCCGCAGCCTGGACAGACTGCCTACTCACCCTATCAGATGCCAG GTTCAAGCTTCACCCCTTCCTCAGGCCTCTATGCCACCAATAACTCAGTGTCCAACCCCGCCAACTACACTGCCACACAGCAG GATTATCCATCGTATACGTTTGGCCAAAACCAGTATGCCCAGTATTATTCCGCTTCCACCTACGGGCCATATATGACCTCCAACAACGTGGACGGCACGGGCTCCACGGCGGCCTACCAGCTGCAGGACCCCGCCCCCGCCATGACCGGCCAGGCTGCGGAGCTTCACCCAG GGGACTTTGATACAGTCCAGAGCCCTTCCACGCCCATCAAAGAGCTCGATGACCGAGCCTGCCGGAGTGGGGGGTCCAAGTCTCGGGGCAGGGGCCGCAAAAAcaacccctcccctccccctgaTAGTGACCTGGAG AGGGTGTTCGTGTGGGATCTGGATGAGACCATCATCGTCTTCCATTCTCTGCTCACAGGCTCATATGCACAGAAATATGGAAAG GACCCTCCCATGGCCGTCACGCTGGGCCTCAGGATGGAAGAGATGATCTTCAACCTGGCCGATACACACTTGTTCTTTAATGACTTGGAG GAGTGTGATCAGGTACATATTGATGATGTCTCATCAGACGACAATGGTCAGGACTTAAG TACTTACAGTTTTGCAACTGATGGCTTCCATGCAGCTGCAACCAGCGCCAACCTTTGCTTGGCCACGGGGGTCCGCGGCGGCGTCGACTGGATGAGGAAACTGGCCTTCCGCTACCGACGAGTCAAAGAGTTGTATAGCACGTACAAAAACAATGTGGGGG GCCTGCTGGGTCCCGCCAAGAGAGACGCCTGGCTGCAGCTCcgagcagaggtggaggctcTGACTGACTCCTGGCTCACCCACGCACTCAAGTCCCTGTCCATCATCAGCTCCAG GAGTAACTGTGTAAACGTGTTGGTGACCACGACGCAGCTCATACCGGCGCTGGCGAAAGTTCTCCTATATAGTTTGGGATCCGTTTTCCCCATCGAAAACATTTACAGTGCAACAAAAATAG gaaaAGAGAGTTGCTTTGAGCGCATAATGCAAAGGTTTGGCAGGAAAGTAGTGTATGTTGTAATTGGGGACGGTGTGGAAGAGGAGCAGGCGGCCAAAAAG CACAACATGCCTTTCTGGAGGATATCCAGTCACTCTGACCTGCTGGCGTTACACCAAGCACTGGAGTTTGAGTACCTGTAA
- the eya4 gene encoding protein phosphatase EYA4 isoform X3, with protein MEASQDLNEQMVKKSHSESHVPDPSDTRSMEMQDLASPHNRVGGGDSTGSKLDKSNLGSPSITTNGTGGESMTVLNTADWLLGCSSPPPAQGSKDYVKTEPMNNSETVTTTGDTALDTYAGSVITSSGYSPRSAHQYSPPLYPSKPYPHILSTPAAPPMPAYAGQPQFSSMQQSTVYTAYSQTGQAYGLSTYDLGVMLPGIKTEGGLAQSQSPLQTGLSYSPGFTTPQPGQTAYSPYQMPGSSFTPSSGLYATNNSVSNPANYTATQQDYPSYTFGQNQYAQYYSASTYGPYMTSNNVDGTGSTAAYQLQDPAPAMTGQAAELHPGDFDTVQSPSTPIKELDDRACRSGGSKSRGRGRKNNPSPPPDSDLERVFVWDLDETIIVFHSLLTGSYAQKYGKDPPMAVTLGLRMEEMIFNLADTHLFFNDLEECDQVHIDDVSSDDNGQDLSCNQRQPLLGHGGPRRRRLDEETGLPLPTSQRVV; from the exons GTGAAGAAATCACACAGTGAATCTCATgttccagacccttcagacacCAG GTCTATGGAAATGCAGGACCTAGCCAGTCCTCATAACCGCGTGGGAGGTGGAGATTCGACAGGCTCGAAGCTGGACAAGAGCAACCTCGGCAGCCCCTCCATCACCACCAATGGCACGGGAG GTGAGAGCATGACCGTTCTAAACAcggctgattggctgctgggcTGCAGCAGCCCGCCCCCTGCCCAAGGCTCCAAGGACTATG tgaaaacagagcCTATGAACAACAGTGAAACAGTCACTACGACGGGCGACACGGCGCTGGACACATACGCAGGCTCAG TGATCACCAGCAGCGGGTACAGCCCCCGTTCGGCCCACCAGTACTCTCCTCCCCTCTACCCATCAAA GCCCTACCCTCACATCCTCTCCACGCCGGCAGCTCCTCCCATGCCGGCGTACGCCGGGCAGCCTCAGTTCAGCAGCATGCAGCAGTCCACCGTGTACACCGCCTACTCCCAGACGGGGCAGGCGTACGGACTCTCCACCTATG ACCTCGGTGTGATGCTCCCAGGCATTAAGACGGAGGGCGGCCTGGCCCAGAGCCAGTCCCCCCTGCAGACGGGGCTCAGCTACAGCCCCGGCTTCACCACGCCGCAGCCTGGACAGACTGCCTACTCACCCTATCAGATGCCAG GTTCAAGCTTCACCCCTTCCTCAGGCCTCTATGCCACCAATAACTCAGTGTCCAACCCCGCCAACTACACTGCCACACAGCAG GATTATCCATCGTATACGTTTGGCCAAAACCAGTATGCCCAGTATTATTCCGCTTCCACCTACGGGCCATATATGACCTCCAACAACGTGGACGGCACGGGCTCCACGGCGGCCTACCAGCTGCAGGACCCCGCCCCCGCCATGACCGGCCAGGCTGCGGAGCTTCACCCAG GGGACTTTGATACAGTCCAGAGCCCTTCCACGCCCATCAAAGAGCTCGATGACCGAGCCTGCCGGAGTGGGGGGTCCAAGTCTCGGGGCAGGGGCCGCAAAAAcaacccctcccctccccctgaTAGTGACCTGGAG AGGGTGTTCGTGTGGGATCTGGATGAGACCATCATCGTCTTCCATTCTCTGCTCACAGGCTCATATGCACAGAAATATGGAAAG GACCCTCCCATGGCCGTCACGCTGGGCCTCAGGATGGAAGAGATGATCTTCAACCTGGCCGATACACACTTGTTCTTTAATGACTTGGAG GAGTGTGATCAGGTACATATTGATGATGTCTCATCAGACGACAATGGTCAGGACTTAAG CTGCAACCAGCGCCAACCTTTGCTTGGCCACGGGGGTCCGCGGCGGCGTCGACTGGATGAGGAAACTGGCCTTCCGCTACCGACGAGTCAAAGAGTTGTATAG